The stretch of DNA ACCAATGATGGAATCATTGATGCGGTAAAAAAGGTTAACTTTACCCTTAATTCTAGCGAAACCTTGGCCATTGTTGGTGAATCAGGTTCAGGTAAATCAGTCTCTTCTAACGCACTCATGCGTTTGCTCCCTGATAACGCCATCATTGATGCTCAATCTGAAATAGAATTTGAGGGGCAATCAATACTTGGCAAGACTGAACGAGAAATGCAGTCGATTCGTGGCGACAGAATCGGCATGATCTTTCAGGAACCGATGACCTCTTTGAACCCATATCTGCGTGTGGGTATTCAAGTGGCTGAAGCCATTATGTGTCACCGTAAGGTATCAAAGTCAAAGGCCAAACAGCGCGTACTTGAGCTGTTTGAACTGGTTCACCTACCAATGCCAGAGCAAGCCTACACTAAGTATCCTCACGAGTTTTCTGGTGGTCAGCTGCAACGCATCATGATCGCAATGGCCTTGATTAATGAGCCCGATATTTTGATTGCCGACGAACCCACTACGGCATTAGATGTAACGGTTCAGGCTGAAGTGCTCTCTTTGATCAAAGAGATTCAAAGCAAGATGGGCATGGCGATTTTGTTTATCACCCATGACCTTGGCGTAGTAAAACATTTTGCCGACCGTGTTCTGGTGATGTGCAAAGGTGAGCTAGTTGAAGAAGGGATGACTCAAGCCTTATTCGAGAATCCAAGACACGATTACACACGCATGCTGATTAACTCGATTCCTAAAGGCGCTAAGGTTCCTGTTGAGGCGTCAGCCCCAGAGCTATTGTCTGCTGACGATATCCGAGTTCAGTTCTTGGTTAAATCACATTTCATCAAGAGTAAAAGTCAGTACTTCGAAGCCGTAAAAGGCATTTCGTTGAATCTTAAACAAGGCGAAACGCTAGGCATTGTGGGGGAATCAGGGTCAGGTAAATCGACCCTTGGACGTGCATTAATTGGCTTGCTGCCAAGTACCGGACGTATTGTTTACAAAGGCCAAGACGTTAGCTTATTAAATGATAAAGAGCGTCACAAGCTCAAGAAAGATGTCCAAATGGTGTTCCAAGATCCTTATGGTTCTTTATCACCACGCATGACAGTTGGGGAAATCATCACCGAAGGCTTAACGGTGCATCAACCTCATCTATCCAAGCAAGAACGTTTAGAAAGAGCACGCAAAGCGCTGATTGAAGTACGTTTAGAACCGAATTCAATAAACCGTTATCCGCATGAGTTCTCAGGCGGGCAAAGACAACGTATCGCGATTGCTCGCGCACTGATTCTAGAGCCTTCTTTCATTTTGCTGGATGAACCGACTTCGGCACTCGATCGCTCAGTACAACTGACCGTGATTGACCTGCTCAAAGACATTCAAGCCAAGCACAATATCGGCTTTCTGTTCATCAGCCACGACCTCTCGGTAGTGAAAGCACTGTCGGATCGTGTATTGGTGATGCAGAAGGGTGAAGTGATGGAAGAAGGCTCTGCAGAAGATATTTTTAATGCACCGAAAAATGACTACACCAAGAAGTTAATCGCAGCGTCATTCGACTTAGAAAATAAATCGAAAAAAAATGCGGCGTAACGGGAACTAATCAACATTAACAGCGTCTTATAAGTACATTCTGAATAATCTCCTAATGGATTGCACTCTAGAATGGATATAGCAAAACTGGTTTGGCCGCCAAAAGAGAAATGTCGCATGGATGCGACATTTTTCGTTTCTGAAGGGAAATAATTCATCTTGACGTGTCATTCCCTGCCATCAAATCACTTCATGGCATACTAGCGATACAAAGACTTGGTCGACTCTCTCACAATCAAATCAATCGGTGGCAAGCGAGCTTCATGCCTCTCGCCAGATAACAAGTTCAAAATCGACTGAGCACACACCTCACCAATCTCTTCAATCGGCTGTCTCAGCGTCGTCAGAGCTGGCGTGAAATACTTAGACGTAGGCAAGTCATCAAAGCCAATCACAGACACATCTTCTGGCACTTTATAACCGTGGTCAGACAGCGCCTTAATCGCACCGTAAGCCGTTTGGTCATTAGCAGCAAATAAGGCGGAGAAGTGAACCTTCGACTCTATCAATTCAACGGTTTTCTCGTAGCCTGACTCACTGCTGAAATCACCCTGTTTAACGAGTTTTGGCATCACTTTTATGCCCGCCTCTTGAAGTGCTTTCTTATAGCCTTCAAAGCGATTTCCCGAATCAGGTTGACTTGAAAGCCCCTTAATATGAGCAATATTCACATGCCCTTGTTGCAGTAAATGTAAGGTTGCCATGTAGCCGCCCAACACGTTATCAATGTTGATGGAGCGGACGTTATTCTCAACAAAATCGTAGCCAACCATCACGATAGGAATGTCTTGTGCATACTTGGCAATTTCTTCCTGAGTAATGCTTCCTGTCACGATGATCATGCCGTCCACGTTACTTTTTGCGAGATACTCCAACGCGTGCATTTCCAACTTTTTCTGCCAATGCCCTGTCGCGATTACTAACGAATAGCCTTGAGCGATCAGTGTTTTCTCCATGTCATTGAGAATACGACTGGTATAAGGGCTGTCAGGGTGTTGCACCAACACACCAATGGTGAGTGAACGTCGGTTGGTGTTTTCTTGCATTTGAAAATTAGGTTTGTAGCCAGTATCTTTAATCGCTTGCTCAATATTTTGGCTTTTATCGTCAGACACATAAGTGGTTCGATTAAGGAAGCGAGACACGGTGCTGGGAGAAACGCCAGCCAGTCTTGCTACATCGTATACGGTAGTTTTTTTTGTTTTAGTACGCATCTCGATACCTTAAATTCAATCGATTAAAGGGAGCGTAATCGCCCCTCTTTTTCATTTCACCAGTTAGTTTTTAGTTCTTTCAGTACAAATAGGCGAAGATCATCCCCGGTCTGAAGTAACGACCAGCCGTATATTTCAAGCCAGTACTCAGTAACCATTTGTGTAAGCCTGCCAGCTTTTCTAGCGGGATTTCACCGCTCAACATTTTAACAAAATTATCAGTATCTTTCGTCAATGTTGGATTGATACGACCGTCAGACAGCACACATTTTTGATATTTAAGTACACTTAGCCAGTTTTTCGCATCATTTTGCGATATTTTAAATGCTTCTATAAGATCTTTCTCATTGACAGACACAGAGCAATTGAATCCTTCTGGCGCTGCAAATGGAATTTTCGAATAGTCATAGAGTGCGGTATACACGGTATCCATCAATGTTTCTGCTTGCTGTGATTTACCCGCTAAATTCAACGCTGTTGCCACACTAAACTGAACACCAATCCACACATCTTGTGCCTGAAATGCTTCATGTGGTGAGCCATCGGCTAATGTCATATTCGCAACACCCAACTTGGGGCTATTAATTTCGAAGTTGTGCTTATAAACATAGTCCAATGCGCGTTGGATGTTCTGTTGGGGGAAAATACCGTCCAAGCCGATGAGCTTAAGGTAACTGTCAGCCAACAAGGCATCACCAAAACTGTTGTCAGAATCTGGCACTAAATCTAAGTATTCTTGTGTAAAGGCTTGAGGCGCAGTCTCACTCAGCAAGCGTTTCTTAGAGACTCTTTGAGATACCTTACTAATGTTGATGGAGGTATCCGTTTCATTTAAATAGGCATTGAGCGTGTTCTTGTCAGCAATCGCATCACCCGTCAAAGTCAAGCCCAAGGTTTCCAGAGCTTGATAGCCCGCACCGGTTAGATGCTTGGCTTGAACTGGCGTCACGAAGAAGTGGTAGTAACCCTCTTTGTCATCCCACAAGCTTTGCTCAACCGTGGCTAACGCCTTTTTAGAACGCGTTAAGTAACCGCTAGCTAGCTCGCTTTCACCCATCAATTGTGCAAGTTCGCTCGCGGCTTGAAGACCGGCCACCCACAGGCTCGCACAGTAAATTGAGATGCCGTGAGACGCGAGGTTATCAAAGGTATCGTCTGTGCCTCGGGTTAGTGGTAAATCGTCACCTTCAGCGATCAAATTCGATAAGAAATCGATGCTTTCAGTTACCGCTTGCCAGCACTCTTTAACCACAGAGAGATCTTGGGTGTTTTGGTAATGGCGGTACACCATCAGAATGTATTTCGGCGCTAAGTCCTTCCACTCTTTCACGTTGTGCCAGCTGTAAGCATCGGGCTGGATGTCAAACGGACTACCCAAGTCGTGGATTACCGCACCTCGAATGGCACGCACGCCTTGGTACTTTTCATCAATCAATTCGGCATTGGGCGTCGCTTCGTATTCCCAGTATCGGCGCTCGGTAAAGTCTTCGGCCAAAATGGCCTTAGAAAACTCTTTCATCACGCAGCCATCAAGCTCAGGCAACAAATAAAGCAATGAGAATGAACCGTAGAAGTACACATCCAGAGAGTTAAAGAATGGGTAGTCGACACACTCTTTCACCAAGAACTTATCCTCTTTATCCCATACCGTTGATTCGGCCAGAAAAGACAATGAGTTCATCGCCATCGTCGCATAGCGCAATGCAGAATCAGGCTGTGAAATTTTGCTTTGAGCTTGCTCTAGGAAGGCTGCTTGTTGCTTCACGATCTGTTGCTCAATCGCTTCTAGCTCAGGCAATACGTCTTCTAACATCGGCAGAGCGGGTTTAGCTTGGGGGTAGAATTGCGTGTAAGCCTTCTCTGAATGCCAACCATTAAGCATGACTTTTTTGTGTGCCATTACTTGCGCAAAACGCAGGTCGACAGACTCTCCCGCTTCTAGCTCAACCTGCACCACAACCAAAGCGCTCAGTGCTTCACGCCCCGTGTAAATTCCTGTTTGGAACTCAGTGTTTGTGCGGCCTGTTTTCAGTGCGAACTCTGTTTGCTGAGCACTCTTAGAGGTGTAAAGCGTTGGCTTCACAGAAATCGAGACCTTGCCATATTCCACCAAATGGTTATCCGCTTGAACACCAAACACCACTTCGCCTTCAATATCGCTCTGATAAGGCGATTGGCTAGAAAGCTGAACTCCCGTAAAGCTGTGACTTTCGCCTTTTAAGTTAACCACTTCATGCTGCTGAGCGATCGGATTTTGAGACAAGGTACACGCCGAATCTTGAATGCCATCGCGACCTTTTTGATAGGTTGAACCAATCAAGTTTTGTAGCGGTTGAGCAAGCGTAATAACTCGAGTTTGCGCTGAATTATTGGTTAATTCGAAGTGATTCCAGTGCATCGGTAAAGAACAGAGGCGTTTGTTCTCTTTAACGATCGGAGAGACTACCTTACGCTTTATATTAAAATCTTCGAAGCTGCTGTATTTATATTCAGCCAATGGATACAAAGCTTGATATTCTATATCTCTACCATTAACTCTATCTATATCACGGCCATTGATATTATCCATATCATTATTATCACTCGAAGTAAGTGATAATAATCTCGTTGTATCATTTATTAATAAACCATTAAAGAAATCTAAGGCTACATATAATTGACAAATAGTTGAACCTGAATCTTCGTCAATAAATAATTGAGTCTTATTTGAAAATTCAACCTTCCACTTTGTAAAGTTAGCTTTATTTTCTTGGTAGAAGCGACCATTTTTTAATGCTGCTCGAATCAGGTTAATCGCATTCGATATGTTTTTGCTTTCGATCTTCTTGCCATCGAACAAAGCAGGATAAAAGTTCAGGTGAACACTCAACTCTTCTTCGCTAAGAACTTGCAGCGTGTCGATGGTTGGCGCATTCATCACAGACGCATAAAAATCATTAAAATTAATAACTTGTTCTGAACAATCGACAAAGATTCCCGGAATAAAGCTGAAGTTCGGCGTGTTGCCGTTTGGTGTGAGTGTAAATGTGTTACCAATTCCGCCGACTGCCATACCGGTATTTTCTGGCGTGGTCGAAATTGGCGTGTACCAAGGTTGAATAAATTCAACTGCATCACCTTTTTTACACAAGTGCTCTGAATTTCCTGAGTAGCTCGTATATGGAATTTTATTATTCATTTTAAAACCGCCATTGAATATTTTTTTCTTCTTGTTAATATCTTTTAAAAATGGAGACATCAACATGTTTAAAATTATAAATGAAAAATTTGGAAATATTGACTCTGTCACATTAATAAACCACCAACATGGTATAGAACTTCAAATAATCAATGGATTTGGTGCTGTCATTAATAAATATATCGTAAATAACAGTCCATTCTCTTTTATTTGTGGTTATCAGAATTATGATGAACTGATCAACCAACATCCGTTCTTTTCCCGCAGTGCTAAATTATTCCCTTTTCCAAACCGTTTAAACTTAGGTCGTTACAGTTTCGATAATCAAAACCATCAACTCCCAGCTAATTTTCCTTGGTCTGATCACGCCGTACACGGCCTGCTCTACAACCAACCTTTTTCAATCACCAACAACGTAGCCACTGAAGAATCCGCCAGTGTGACGTTGCAGTATCAAACATCGTCTTTGCACCCTGCTTTCCCGTTTGCTTTCAACCTTGAAGTCACCTTCACTGTCGACATCACGGGTAAACTCACTTCCTCAACGACCGTCTCTAATCTGGGTGATTCAGCCTTCCCATTCGGTGATGCTTGGCACCCTTATTTCTCACTCGGCACTGAGCTAGAACAATGTGGACTCGCTATGTCGCCTTGCTCTGAGGTCATCCACGAAAACGACCTACCCAATGGTGAAAAACTGGCTTTTGACTGTTTGTCTTTGGAGGATTCACTCACCAATCAAAGCTTAAATCACTGCTTTGAATTTGATTCCAAGACAACCAATCAACTTGCGTTTACGCGCTCAGATTCGTCTGCCGCAATTCGCTATCAACAAGATGCAAGCTACCCATTCGTTCAGCTTTACACACCGACTAGCGAACAAAGTATTGCAATAGAACCAATGACTTGCCCAGCTGATGCATTCAATAACCAGATTGGCTTATTGACGCTTAGCCCGAACCAATCTCAGACCTTTACTTGGCAATGCCAAGCCATCTTTCAACCACAATAAAGCAACCAAAGTAAGGCAGCCGCTGATTGCAAAATACAGAAAGCAAAGCTACCGCTTAATGCGAAATCAGCCCCCCAGAGAACGCATTGCAAGAGAGAAAAGCAAACTAAAGAAGCAATAAAGGGCGCATAAAGCGCCCTTCTCTTTGTTAACCTAAAACAACCTCAATAGTATGTTCACCTGACGTGAATACCGGTGCTTTGTTGCCTTCAATCACCTCACCATTCACCTTCATTTGTGCCACACCCTTGCACACGTTATTTGGGTTGGTGACATGAATGTTGTATGTCGCGCCGCGGAACTGACGACGGACTTTGAATTCCGGCCACTCAGCAGGAATACAAGGGTCCACCAGCAAGCCATCCACTTCAGGGCGAACACCCAGAATCCACTGCGTACCCGCCACATATGTCCAAGATGAAGTACCAGAAAGCCATGCATTTCGGCCTAAACCAAATTGCTTATGTTCATCACCCAAAATGTTTTGTGGGTAGCAGTAAGGCTCAGATTCAAAGGTATCAATATCATCGTTCTTAGAAGCTGGGTTGATTTGACGGTAGTACTCATAAGCACGCTCACCGTTGCCCATTTTCGCTTCTGCGATCATCACCCAAGGGTTGGAGTGCAGGAATATACCGCCGTTCTCTTTTGCACCTGGTGGGTAAGTTGAAACACCACCTAGCTGCGGATCAAAGCCGTTGTAACCAGGAGTTGAAAGCTTAATGCCATTCGCTGTATTCAGCTTGTTGTAAACCGAATCTAGAGCTTGAGTTGCGCGTTCTTGAGTCGCGAAACCAGAGATCACAGGCCAGCTTTGACCGTTAGTGTAGATCTGCCCTTGCTCATTTTTATGAGAGCCGATTGGCAAACCTTGCTCATCAAAGTAACGAACAAACCATTCGCCATCCCAACCGCACTCATTGACCGTACTCTGCATCTGTTGGTACTGATCTTTAAACTTAGCCGTCAGTTGCGCTTCGCCACGCAGCTCACACAAATCCAACATGTCGAGCAATGCTTTGCCGTACATGTTCGCCACCATCATCGACTCGGCACCGGTTGGCAGGTTCACCGTGTCATTCCAGTCAGCAAAACCTAGCAGTGGTAGGCCGTGCTCACCAGTATTGCAGTAAGTAAATTCAATCGCGCGGCACAGGTGGTTCCAAACCGTTCCCGTTTCGACTGGGTTGCCCGCTTTGTCTTTTTGATAAAACGAGATCTCTTTATTCAAGAAGTCCGCATTGCCCGTTTCTTTCACGTATTGAGTCACCGCGTAGATGATCCACAGATGATCATCGCCGTAGTAATCAGGGCGATCTTCTTCTTCACGAGAATCACCCGCGTTCGCTTCCATCGTCGATGGGAAGAACTGGTGCATCGCTGAACCGTTAGTGTTCTGAACAGAAAGCAGACGCTCGATAAATTCGCGCGCCTCTTCTGGCATGTGAGTAATTACGCCTAAAGTATCTTGCGAAGAATCACGGAAACCGATGCCACGTGCGCCATAGCCAAGCTGATACAGTGACAGGTAACGAGACCAGTTTTTGGTTGTGTGACATTGACGTGGGTTATGTACGTTAAGCATTGAGTTCATTGCTGGATCTGGTGTTTCAACCTGAACCGCTTGTAGGTAACCATCCCAGTGTTCAGCCAGTTCAGCGAAAGCCGAATCGACAACTTGATGGTCACGGTATTTAGCCAATAGAGGCAATGCTGCTTCTAGGCTCTGCTCTTGTGCGATTTGTACAATCGTACGTTCGGTCTGCTCTGGAGATAACCAACCTAGACGCAGGTTCAGAGCACCAATGTTATCGCCACGCAAGCACTCAGTATTACCCAGCTCATCATTGTTTAGCGCTTCTGGCGCTGCCCATGTACCGTAGCCCAAATTCCCAAGGAACGATTGGCGGTCACCATCAAAAGACGTCGCAGGGCGATCCGCTGTCATCAGGTTCACCGCGTAATCACGCTTCATGAAAGCGTATTGCTCAAGCACGGTATGACCAGACTCTTGCTGATGCGCTTTAAGCGTCATAGTTTGTGGAACCCAGTCTGCGTTTAACAGTTGCTTAAGTGCATCAAAGTGAGTGAACTCATACACGGGTACCACATCAACGTGCAGTGCTTTGTCTGAAATGTTGGTTACTTTGATGTCTTGCAACAGTACTTGGTCAGCTTTTGGCACAAAGAAG from Vibrio splendidus encodes:
- a CDS encoding GH36-type glycosyl hydrolase domain-containing protein is translated as MMKFGYFDDKNKEYVATTPCTPIKWCNYVGTLDFGGIVDSNGGVLLCKGDPALNRITKYIAQLPNSDFKGSTLYLKVRDEAGNVEVFSPFYTPTLKPLDKFENHTGLSYTTIIAEAFGVRCEATFFVPKADQVLLQDIKVTNISDKALHVDVVPVYEFTHFDALKQLLNADWVPQTMTLKAHQQESGHTVLEQYAFMKRDYAVNLMTADRPATSFDGDRQSFLGNLGYGTWAAPEALNNDELGNTECLRGDNIGALNLRLGWLSPEQTERTIVQIAQEQSLEAALPLLAKYRDHQVVDSAFAELAEHWDGYLQAVQVETPDPAMNSMLNVHNPRQCHTTKNWSRYLSLYQLGYGARGIGFRDSSQDTLGVITHMPEEAREFIERLLSVQNTNGSAMHQFFPSTMEANAGDSREEEDRPDYYGDDHLWIIYAVTQYVKETGNADFLNKEISFYQKDKAGNPVETGTVWNHLCRAIEFTYCNTGEHGLPLLGFADWNDTVNLPTGAESMMVANMYGKALLDMLDLCELRGEAQLTAKFKDQYQQMQSTVNECGWDGEWFVRYFDEQGLPIGSHKNEQGQIYTNGQSWPVISGFATQERATQALDSVYNKLNTANGIKLSTPGYNGFDPQLGGVSTYPPGAKENGGIFLHSNPWVMIAEAKMGNGERAYEYYRQINPASKNDDIDTFESEPYCYPQNILGDEHKQFGLGRNAWLSGTSSWTYVAGTQWILGVRPEVDGLLVDPCIPAEWPEFKVRRQFRGATYNIHVTNPNNVCKGVAQMKVNGEVIEGNKAPVFTSGEHTIEVVLG
- a CDS encoding GH116 family glycosyl hydrolase, with translation MNNKIPYTSYSGNSEHLCKKGDAVEFIQPWYTPISTTPENTGMAVGGIGNTFTLTPNGNTPNFSFIPGIFVDCSEQVINFNDFYASVMNAPTIDTLQVLSEEELSVHLNFYPALFDGKKIESKNISNAINLIRAALKNGRFYQENKANFTKWKVEFSNKTQLFIDEDSGSTICQLYVALDFFNGLLINDTTRLLSLTSSDNNDMDNINGRDIDRVNGRDIEYQALYPLAEYKYSSFEDFNIKRKVVSPIVKENKRLCSLPMHWNHFELTNNSAQTRVITLAQPLQNLIGSTYQKGRDGIQDSACTLSQNPIAQQHEVVNLKGESHSFTGVQLSSQSPYQSDIEGEVVFGVQADNHLVEYGKVSISVKPTLYTSKSAQQTEFALKTGRTNTEFQTGIYTGREALSALVVVQVELEAGESVDLRFAQVMAHKKVMLNGWHSEKAYTQFYPQAKPALPMLEDVLPELEAIEQQIVKQQAAFLEQAQSKISQPDSALRYATMAMNSLSFLAESTVWDKEDKFLVKECVDYPFFNSLDVYFYGSFSLLYLLPELDGCVMKEFSKAILAEDFTERRYWEYEATPNAELIDEKYQGVRAIRGAVIHDLGSPFDIQPDAYSWHNVKEWKDLAPKYILMVYRHYQNTQDLSVVKECWQAVTESIDFLSNLIAEGDDLPLTRGTDDTFDNLASHGISIYCASLWVAGLQAASELAQLMGESELASGYLTRSKKALATVEQSLWDDKEGYYHFFVTPVQAKHLTGAGYQALETLGLTLTGDAIADKNTLNAYLNETDTSINISKVSQRVSKKRLLSETAPQAFTQEYLDLVPDSDNSFGDALLADSYLKLIGLDGIFPQQNIQRALDYVYKHNFEINSPKLGVANMTLADGSPHEAFQAQDVWIGVQFSVATALNLAGKSQQAETLMDTVYTALYDYSKIPFAAPEGFNCSVSVNEKDLIEAFKISQNDAKNWLSVLKYQKCVLSDGRINPTLTKDTDNFVKMLSGEIPLEKLAGLHKWLLSTGLKYTAGRYFRPGMIFAYLY
- a CDS encoding aldose 1-epimerase, encoding MFKIINEKFGNIDSVTLINHQHGIELQIINGFGAVINKYIVNNSPFSFICGYQNYDELINQHPFFSRSAKLFPFPNRLNLGRYSFDNQNHQLPANFPWSDHAVHGLLYNQPFSITNNVATEESASVTLQYQTSSLHPAFPFAFNLEVTFTVDITGKLTSSTTVSNLGDSAFPFGDAWHPYFSLGTELEQCGLAMSPCSEVIHENDLPNGEKLAFDCLSLEDSLTNQSLNHCFEFDSKTTNQLAFTRSDSSAAIRYQQDASYPFVQLYTPTSEQSIAIEPMTCPADAFNNQIGLLTLSPNQSQTFTWQCQAIFQPQ
- a CDS encoding ABC transporter ATP-binding protein, producing the protein MSDRAILKVNNLSVSFTTNDGIIDAVKKVNFTLNSSETLAIVGESGSGKSVSSNALMRLLPDNAIIDAQSEIEFEGQSILGKTEREMQSIRGDRIGMIFQEPMTSLNPYLRVGIQVAEAIMCHRKVSKSKAKQRVLELFELVHLPMPEQAYTKYPHEFSGGQLQRIMIAMALINEPDILIADEPTTALDVTVQAEVLSLIKEIQSKMGMAILFITHDLGVVKHFADRVLVMCKGELVEEGMTQALFENPRHDYTRMLINSIPKGAKVPVEASAPELLSADDIRVQFLVKSHFIKSKSQYFEAVKGISLNLKQGETLGIVGESGSGKSTLGRALIGLLPSTGRIVYKGQDVSLLNDKERHKLKKDVQMVFQDPYGSLSPRMTVGEIITEGLTVHQPHLSKQERLERARKALIEVRLEPNSINRYPHEFSGGQRQRIAIARALILEPSFILLDEPTSALDRSVQLTVIDLLKDIQAKHNIGFLFISHDLSVVKALSDRVLVMQKGEVMEEGSAEDIFNAPKNDYTKKLIAASFDLENKSKKNAA
- a CDS encoding LacI family DNA-binding transcriptional regulator — encoded protein: MRTKTKKTTVYDVARLAGVSPSTVSRFLNRTTYVSDDKSQNIEQAIKDTGYKPNFQMQENTNRRSLTIGVLVQHPDSPYTSRILNDMEKTLIAQGYSLVIATGHWQKKLEMHALEYLAKSNVDGMIIVTGSITQEEIAKYAQDIPIVMVGYDFVENNVRSINIDNVLGGYMATLHLLQQGHVNIAHIKGLSSQPDSGNRFEGYKKALQEAGIKVMPKLVKQGDFSSESGYEKTVELIESKVHFSALFAANDQTAYGAIKALSDHGYKVPEDVSVIGFDDLPTSKYFTPALTTLRQPIEEIGEVCAQSILNLLSGERHEARLPPIDLIVRESTKSLYR